From Brassica oleracea var. oleracea cultivar TO1000 chromosome C3, BOL, whole genome shotgun sequence, a single genomic window includes:
- the LOC106332805 gene encoding uncharacterized protein LOC106332805 translates to MSSSKASYMFVALILLVLVLADMDKALGEQIQLRNRKLSRLIPKGWFSANQKKLPAWMKKGQDLMGAIPPPPPSPLCNINDDVCKRKLKKAYDLLKAKSPPSP, encoded by the exons ATGTCATCTTCTAAAGCATCTTACATGTTTGTCGCTCTCATTCTTCTCGTTCTTGTGCTTGCCGATATGGATAAAGCCCTGGGTGAACAAATTCAGCTTCGCAACCGCAAACTTAGCA GGCTTATTCCTAAGGGTTGGTTCTCAGCTAACCAGAAGAAGCTGCCGGCATGGATGAAAAAGGGCCAGGACTTAATGGGCGCTATACCTCCACCCCCTCCATCGCCGTTATGCAACATTAATGACGACGTATGTAAGAGGAAGTTGAAAAAGGCCTATGACTTGTTGAAGGCAAAATCCCCTCCATCGCCTTAA
- the LOC106332025 gene encoding heat stress transcription factor A-1e-like, which translates to MRSICESVPAANSSSASTTVVSSIPPFLSKTYDMVDDPLTDEVVSWSSGNNSFVVWNVPEFAKQFLPKYFKHNNFSSFVRQLNTYGFRKIDPERWEFANEGFVRGQKHLLKSINRRKPSQVQPQKQPQVQHSSVGACVEVGKFGLEEEVERLQRDKNVLMQELVRLRQQQQGTEHHLQNVGQKVHVMEQRQQQMMSFLAKAVQSPGFLNQFSQQSSEGNQHISESNKKRRLPVENQKGSGSHGVNGLSRQIVRYQSSMNESANSVLQQIQSMSSSRGCHEPLSNNHGSFLLGDVPNLSANGSSSNGASGVAFSDVSSNAAMKHHDPYAQADLLAPRQGAVVASGSSSSDLVGCETDNGECLDPMMAVLDESMMLGSDGAINELLPGAGDSLWEQFFGESPGIGITDELVSGSVDNELIMEQLELQRNLRNMLGKNQQMNHLTEQMGLLSSDVLRK; encoded by the exons ATGAGATCGATTTGTGAATCTGTACCGGCGGCGAACTCTTCTTCTGCGTCTACGACGGTGGTGAGCTCTATTCCTCCGTTTCTGAGCAAGACCTACGATATGGTTGATGATCCATTGACCGACGAGGTTGTGTCTTGGAGCAGTGGGAATAACAGCTTCGTCGTGTGGAACGTGCCTGAGTTCGCTAAACAGTTTCTACCAAAGTACTTCAAGCACAACAACTTCTCCAGCTTTGTCAGGCAGCTCAACACTTAT GGTTTCAGAAAAATTGATCCAGAACGCTGGGAATTTGCAAATGAGGGATTTGTTAGAGGCCAAAAGCATTTGCTAAAGAGTATTAACCGGAGAAAACCTTCTCAGGTGCAGCCTCAAAAGCAACCTCAAGTCCAGCACTCATCTGTTGGTGCATGCGTTGAAGTGGGAAAGTTTGGACTGGAAGAAGAAGTTGAGAGACTCCAGCGAGATAAGAACGTCCTTATGCAAGAGCTTGTGAGGTTAAGGCAGCAACAACAAGGTACAGAACATCATTTACAGAATGTAGGGCAGAAAGTTCATGTGATGGAGCAGAGGCAGCAGCAAATGATGTCGTTTCTAGCGAAGGCTGTCCAAAGTCCAGGGTTCTTGAACCAGTTTTCACAGCAGAGTAGTGAAGGGAACCAACACATCTCTGAGTCCAACAAGAAGAGGAGGCTACCTGTTGAGAATCAGAAGGGTAGTGGGAGTCATGGGGTTAATGGTCTTAGCCGCCAGATTGTGAGGTATCAGTCATCGATGAACGAATCAGCTAACAGTGTGCTCCAACAGATACAAAGTATGAGTAGCTCACGTGGCTGTCATGAGCCCCTCTCCAACAATCATGGTAGCTTTCTTTTGGGTGATGTTCCTAACCTTTCAGCCAATGGGAGCTCCTCAAATGGAGCATCTGGAGTTGCATTCAGTGATGTTTCATCCAATGCTGCAATGAAACATCACGACCCTTATGCTCAAGCTGATCTGCTAGCTCCAAGGCAAGGAGCAGTAGTAGCTTCTGGGAGCTCAAGTTCGGATCTAGTTGGATGCGAGACAGACAATGGAGAGTGTTTGGATCCAATGATGGCTGTTTTGGATGAGTCAATGATGTTAGGAAGTGATGGAGCCATAAATGAGTTGCTTCCTGGAGCTGGAGATTCATTGTGGGAACAGTTCTTTGGTGAGTCTCCAGGGATTGGCATCACAGATGAGTTAGTGTCAGGGTCAGTGGACAATGAGTTAATAATGGAGCAGCTAGAATTACAACGTAACCTGAGGAATATGTTGGGCAAAAATCAACAAATGAACCATCTTACTGAACAGATGGGACTTCTCTCATCAGATGTGCTCAGGAAATGA
- the LOC106333444 gene encoding D-xylose-proton symporter-like 1: MVFDAEKQSIVHVEQIGDSSSGGLSSLQEPLIQQKHSPENYSVLAAIPPFLFPALGAFLFGYEIGATSCATISIKSPTLSGISWYNLSSVDVGIITSGSLYGALIGSIVAFSIADIIGRRKGLITAAFLYLVGAIVTALAPVFHVLIIGRVVYGIGVGLTMHAAPMYIAETAPSQIRGRMISLKEFSTVFGMVGGYGIGSLWVTVISGWRYMYATVIPVPIIMAIGMCWLPASPRWLLLRSLQGKGDAESLQDEAIKSLRRLRGSVVVDSAAEQVDEILAELSSVGEDKEATIGELFQGKCLKALTIAGGLVLFQQITGQPSVLYYAPSILQTAGFSAATDATRISILLGILKLVMTGVAIVVIDKLGRRPLLLGGVSGMVISLFLLGSYYIFYNNVPAVAVAALLLYVGCYQLSFGPISWLMMSEIFPLKLRGRGISIAVLVNFGTNALVTFAFSPMKELLGAGVLFCGFGAICVLSLFFIYFIVPETKGLTLEEIEAKCL; the protein is encoded by the exons ATGGTGTTTGATGCCGAGAAGCAATCGATCGTTCATGTTGAACAG ATTGGTGATTCATCTTCAGGTGGGCTTAGCTCACTACAAGAACCTTTGATACAGCAGAAGCACAGCCCAGAAAACTACTCTGTTCTTGCAGCCATTCCCCC GTTTCTCTTCCCAGCTCTTGGAGCCTTTCTTTTTGGTTATGAGATTGGTGCCACGTCTTGTGCTACCATTTCTATTAAG TCGCCTACACTAAGTGGAATCTCATGGTACAACTTGTCTTCAGTGGATGTTGGTATCATT ACTAGTGGCTCACTGTATGGTGCCTTGATCGGATCAATTGTGGCATTTAGTATTGCTGACATTATAG GAAGAAGAAAAGGGTTGATCACTGCTGCATTCTTATACCTTGTTGGAGCCATTGTTACTGCATTAGCACCTGTCTTTCATGTCCTGATCATTGGACGTGTTGTGTATGGCATTGGGGTTGGACTG ACAATGCATGCGGCTCCAATGTACATTGCTGAGACTGCACCTAGTCAGATACGTGGACGTATGATATCACTAAAGGAATTCTCCACCGTCTTTGGGATGGTT GGAGGATATGGAATCGGTAGCCTCTGGGTTACAGTTATATCTGGTTGGCGTTACATGTATGCGACAGTTATTCCTGTGCCAATTATTATGGCAATTGGAATGTGTTGGCTACCAGCATCTCCTAGGTGGCTTTTACTGCGCTCTCTTCAGGGAAAAGGAGATGCGGAGAGCCTTCAAGACGAAGCAATCAAGTCTCTTCGCCGCCTTAGAGGGTCTGTAGTAGTTGACTCAGCTGCTGAACAGGTAGACGAGATCTTGGCTGAACTTTCCTCTGTGGGTGAGGATAAAGAAGCTACAATTGGTGAATTGTTTCAAGGTAAGTGTTTGAAAGCTCTCACTATAGCAGGAGGTTTAGTCTTGTTCCAGCAG ATAACTGGACAACCAAGTGTGCTTTATTATGCACCATCAATACTACAG ACTGCTGGCTTCTCTGCTGCAACTGATGCAACTCGGATCTCAATCCTGCTCGGTATTTTGAAG TTGGTTATGACTGGAGTTGCTATTGTAGTGATTGACAAACTTGGAAGGAGGCCTTTACTTCTTGGTGGTGTCAGTGGCATG GTGATCTCATTGTTCCTCCTGGGCTCCTACTACATCTTTTATAATAATGTACCAGCTGTTGCTGTGGCTGCATTGCTACTCTATGTGGGCTGCTATCAG TTATCCTTTGGTCCTATTAGTTGGCTGATGATGTCAGAGATATTTCCCTTAAAACTAAGAGGCAGAGGAATCAGCATAGCAGTGCTTGTGAATTTCGGCACAAATGCGCTTGTGACATTCGCTTTCTCACCTATGAAG GAGTTGTTAGGAGCTGGAGTTCTGTTCTGTGGATTTGGGGCGATATGTGTACTGTCTCTCTTCTTTATATACTTCATTGTGCCTGAGACAAAGGGTCTCACTCTTGAAGAGATTGAAGCCAAATGCCTCTAA
- the LOC106328321 gene encoding uncharacterized protein LOC106328321 isoform X1, translating to MATRSKSFQLITGLKKHLVDSVFPRATASAPFTSSRSYSSAYDKNVEDELQASAVPDDVIKPESEKYWSPHPQTGVFGPSTTEHSPAAEAARQDSAVLEETAWFRPTSLEDSDKSHHV from the exons ATGGCAACCAGATCAAAGAGTTTTCAGTTGATCACCGGCTTAAAGAAGCACCTCGTTGACAGCGTCTTCCCACGCGCCACCGCGTCTGCTCCCTTCACTTCAAG CAGGAGTTACTCCTCGGCGTATGACAAGAACGTGGAGGATGAATTGCAGGCAAGTGCAGTTCCCGATGATGTCATAAAGCCAGAGTCTGAGAAATATTGGTCTCCTCATCCTCAAACCGGAGTCTTTGGCCCCTCCACGACTGAGCACAGTCCAGCAGCGGAGGCTGCTCGCCAAGATTCGGCTGTGCTAGAGGAGACTGCTTGGTTTCGTCCCACAAGTCTCGAGGACTCGGACAAGTCTCACCATGTCTAA
- the LOC106328321 gene encoding uncharacterized protein LOC106328321 isoform X2, with amino-acid sequence MATRSKSFQLITGLKKHLVDSVFPRATASAPFTSRSYSSAYDKNVEDELQASAVPDDVIKPESEKYWSPHPQTGVFGPSTTEHSPAAEAARQDSAVLEETAWFRPTSLEDSDKSHHV; translated from the exons ATGGCAACCAGATCAAAGAGTTTTCAGTTGATCACCGGCTTAAAGAAGCACCTCGTTGACAGCGTCTTCCCACGCGCCACCGCGTCTGCTCCCTTCACTTCAAG GAGTTACTCCTCGGCGTATGACAAGAACGTGGAGGATGAATTGCAGGCAAGTGCAGTTCCCGATGATGTCATAAAGCCAGAGTCTGAGAAATATTGGTCTCCTCATCCTCAAACCGGAGTCTTTGGCCCCTCCACGACTGAGCACAGTCCAGCAGCGGAGGCTGCTCGCCAAGATTCGGCTGTGCTAGAGGAGACTGCTTGGTTTCGTCCCACAAGTCTCGAGGACTCGGACAAGTCTCACCATGTCTAA
- the LOC106328320 gene encoding uncharacterized protein LOC106328320, with the protein MALEWVVLGYAAAAEAIMVILLTMPGLDGLRKGLVGVTRNLLKPFLSIVPLCLFLLMDIYWKYETMPSCDGDSCTPSEHLRHQKSMMKSQRNALLIAAALVFYWILYSVTHLVVKIEQLNQRIERLKSKD; encoded by the coding sequence ATGGCTCTCGAATGGGTTGTGTTAGGCTACGCAGCGGCGGCTGAAGCGATCATGGTCATCCTTCTGACGATGCCGGGGCTCGACGGTCTCCGCAAGGGATTGGTCGGCGTCACGCGTAATCTCCTGAAACCGTTTCTATCGATAGTCCCTTTGTGCCTCTTCCTGTTGATGGACATCTACTGGAAGTACGAGACGATGCCTTCGTGCGACGGAGACTCCTGCACGCCGTCGGAACACCTCCGTCACCAGAAATCGATGATGAAATCCCAGCGAAACGCGCTTCTCATCGCGGCCGCGCTTGTGTTCTACTGGATACTCTACTCTGTTACTCATTTGGTGGTTAAGATCGAGCAGCTTAACCAGCGGATCGAGAGGCTCAAGAGCAAGGATTGA